The Camelus bactrianus isolate YW-2024 breed Bactrian camel chromosome 11, ASM4877302v1, whole genome shotgun sequence genomic interval AATCACACACAAACTGGCAGCCTTGCCAGCATCAGAACCCAGGTCCAGGGGCCTTTAGTTGGGAGCTGAGGATTACAGGACTGGCCCAGGATTAAGATCTAGAAGACTCAGGCTGAAGGAAGTATGGGCAGACAAACAAATATGTAAGTGGAGTTTAGAGTAGGCCTTTGGACCAAACTCAGCAGTTGTGTGTCTGGAAACCACTCTGCCCTCTGCCAAGTTCCTCCTTCCCTCAGAAGGCATTCCTGGCTCAGGCCTCACTGTCCCTTGAGGCCAGTGCGATGATCTAAGGTCACTCCTCATATACCCATGTGTCAGTACTCTTCCCACTTGCACCCCCAGACaactgacacacacacagatgtgtgCATACCCTCAGCCACACCTCCACTGGGTCTCTGAGCCTGCTGCAGCTCCCTGAGCCCTGGGGAGAGCTGGCAGAGGCAGCTGTGGCCAAGGGCTAACATGAATACTTAGAATCCCCTCCCGCTCTCCTCCAATGCCCCCCACCTCCTGAGGGAACTTGGGGTTCCTGGCCGAGGAGCTTCAGGGCTTGGCTGAGAGGGTCATCCCTTCCTACCTGTGAGAACTGGATACAGTGGCTGAGAGGGAGTGCGGGCAGCAGGAGGAAGTGGATGGAGTTGCAGGCTCTGGGATGGTCCCCAAACTGGGCTCTTATCATCTTCTGGGTATCCACCTGGGCCAGAGGCTCCAGCAGCACCAACAGGACCAGTGCCTGGGTGGCAAAGTGGCAGAGCCCCATGACAGAGCGTACGGACCAGCTCTGGGGGAGAGAGGAGCTCCATGTTACAGGTGGGTAAACCAAGGCTCAGAATAGCTGAGGCTCATCAGGACAGAGGCGAGAGCTGCCAGATCAACCTGCTACTGCCTCAAGCCTCCGTGTGAGGTCAAGTGGGTATGCATGCCAGGAGAGATGAGGTTGCAGGTTTGGGGTCCAGGGCACGCAGAGAGACGacctctcccccagccctctcATTTCTCAgagtccccagccccagggctgctGTGTGCCTTCACACAGGTTGTTCATTGCACAACTCCTGGGGCTCCAGCTGCACAGACTGTTTGGTGGATGGCACCCCCAGGAGTTGTGCAGTTCTGTAGCCCAACTAACCTCCACTCCAAAGCCTGCTGCCTAAAGGGAAAGATGCTGGGGTCTGAGGTCAGGGTTATTTAAGGGCCCCAGGCCCTTAAATAAGGAAGTACGGTGATTGGGCATGATCAGCGATCtcctgttctgccagtttccaaAACCTGTTTAGGGGAAAGAGGGCAGGATGGGAACATGAtgttccttttccccttttggcTCCCCACACTGCAGAGCTCCTCACAGCAAGTTCCCACCTACCCTAGCCCCATGCCTAATCCCAACCCCAGCtatcagcctcattttcttccATTACATTCACCCCCAGACTCTAAACCTAGCCCTCTGTCCTGTCCTAGTCCCCATCCCCAAGATGCTCATCCTGAAAGCACGTGGGAAGGGATCGCTATTGCTAAAGTGCTTCCTCTTGGCTGGGCTGGCTATGCCTTCAGAGACAAAGACAGCTCTCATGGGTGATGGGCAGGGGGAGATCCAGGCCATGCACCAAGAAGCCCTTGGCAGGAGGAGAAAGCTAACTCTCCCAACTCCCAGgagagcccccacccccaagtggcagcccctctgagccagTGGGTGGTGGAGTACAGTCAAAGTCAGGGTTGCAGAGAAATGAGGGAAGGAGTAATATGGGTAGCAAGAGCTGAAGGTGGAACAGGAGGAGTGGAGAGCAGCTGTGAAGATCTAATTTCCCATCTGACATCCCCCACTGGGGATGTGAATGTAAGGGAGATGGGCTCTTGGGGCCAGACAGGGACAGCCCCAGCCTGGGCACGGTGGGAGAAGAAGGGCAGTGGGCCTTCTGCAGCTCCTCACAATCTGGTGCTCCTACAGCCACTCCCCCTGAGGAAGAGACATCCCTGCCTCCTCTTAACTGAGCTGGAGGAGAACACAGCGCTGGTGCCAAAGAAATTGCAGCAGCACCTCAGTCACCATGTGTGGGCGGGGAGCCTGAGAAGCAGCGTTGCTGCTGGGGGAGCCCAACTCCTTCTGGGCAGCTGGGGACATGGGGGACTCTAGCAGGAGGGAGGCAGCTTGGggagaggaggtactggggatctgTTCCCCTTATGCAGCTTAAGGACCATCTGCTATTGCTCCAAATGCACTGAACACAGAACAGGAAGGCCGGAGGTAGATGGATAGACTTGAGGAAACACCTTTATGTCCTAAAGGGGGCCCAGAGCCAGGGAAGGAGCTCAGGGAGGATCCCTCTGTAGATCTCCGAGATCATACTGGGTGGGGGTGAAGGTAGAGAGCGGGGTACCAGGTCCAAGGCAGAGAGCTGAATGGCATGGCGACAGGAGAACTTTACATGGAGCTTGTGTGAGGAGGTTATGGCTGATGGCAGGAgcatctgtttttctcctttgtgggAATGGCAGGGCTGACATGAGAATTACCTAAGCTCAGAGCTGTAGCTGCAGCCACACTTTTCCCCAAGGGCTGTGGCTGGAGTCCAGCCCTTCAGGGAAGGTATGCAGAGGGGTGGGAAGGCCCAGACAGCCCTCAGGGGCCAGGACTGGCTGCGCTGCTGCCTTGGTTGGGCTCAGGGGAGCCCCACAGGCTTTCAGCCAAGGAGGCAGGGCAGGTCAGCATCAAGACCGGGATGGAAGGCCTCACctcttccattttattctttcctcccctttcccttctaGCCTTTCCAGCCTCTCTCATTCTGAAGAATCCCGGTGGGCTAGGGGATAAAGAGGGTCCTACCAGGGAGTTGCCTCATCCAGGCCCTGGTGAGACCCTGAGTCAGCAGCTGGGGAATGAGCCAGGCCCCCTTCAACTCTCTGCCGACCACTCACAGCCCTGACATCCAACCTCTGAACTAGTCCCATCCACGTCCCCTTACTTCTGGTTGTACCcttgccctctgcccagccctcacctgacctctcttttttttttttttaagtcctttttatttgttttgtgagggaggtcattaggtttctttatttgtttattttttaatggaggtactggggatcgaagccaggacctcgtgcatgctaagcatgcgctctaccactgagctctaccctcccctgacCTCTCACTTCTCACTGCACCCAGCCTTGGCCCCTCACACCCTGCCCGACCCTCACCTGGCCCCTCAGCTCCGGCCTGCACCCCGCAGCTGCTGGTCCAGCTGGCAGAGCTGGTGGAGGAAGCCTCGGTTGGGGAAGACCCATCGGTGTTCCCGCACGGTGATCACCGCCTTGCGCAGGGACAGCTGCTGGCGCAGCATGAGGTAGGCCAGGACCAGTGTGGCAGAGCGGCTCACCCCTACCACACAGTGCACCAGGACCTTGGCTGCAGAAGACATCCTGGTAAAAGACCCTTTCCCACCAACCAGCCCACCCAGGAGCTGAGGTGGGGACCCAAGttcctttccctgctctgctttgtgaccctgggcaaatcaTTCAGCCTTTATTGGCCTTGGTTTCCTGATCTGTCAAATGGGTATACCAACATCTGTTAGGCCTACCCTTGGGATGGGGTCCATGCTCCTTCACGTGGCTGACAAGACCCTCTGTGAGCTGCCCCTGCTGCCCCTGCAGCCTCATCTCAGGCTGTCTCACCCCAACCCTCAGCTCTAGGAATCCTGGCTGACTTTCAGTTCCTTGAAGCTGTCATGGTTCCTGGCCACCAGCCTCACCACATGCAGTTTCAACTACCTGTAaaacttttccccttctctcagTCTGACTAACATTTCCTACTCATCTGTCAGGTTTCCACTGAGACAAGGCTTCCTGACCATTCATGATATCACTTGAATCACAGAGCAGCTCATCCTTTTTGCACGTGGCCAGTGAAGGCTGCTGTAGAGGGAagtccctccacctccccagtcTTCTGAAATGAGCGTCCTACCCTGTGCTCCCATTGTGCTGCACAGTGGCCCACTCATCTGAGTAGCACTCATGATACTTTCATGTTTTGACTGTCTTTCCACCAGGGGCCCTGCCTTGCCTAAGTGTGGATTCCCAGTATGTGGCTCAGTGCATGGTACAGAAAAGATAATAACGAgttggtgaatgaatggatgaacaaatgaatgtcAAAGTGCTCTGGGTTGAAAAGTGCTATGAGCCATAGCCTTGTCTTTCCCATCACACAGATGAGAAACTCAGGTCCAGAGAGGGACGCTGGCTTGCCCGGGTCAGGCAGGAAGGGGCACAGTTCTCACCCCTATGAACACAAAGCCCAGGCTCCAGCCTCCCCAGGCTCCTTTTTTGTACCCTAGGTATTAGAAGATTTTTTCCATTTGAAAGTACTTCGGGGCAGAAGCAGACATCTAGGTACCAGATGGTGATTTCCCAAGGCTGAGTGATGCAGAGGAAGTACGGTTTTGTTGTTCGGGAGACCTGGCTTCCAGCTCCAGGGCTACTCCTAACTCGTGGTGTGACCTTGTATTCTAGGCCTCAGTTTGCATTGCTTCCTGTGAAGCAATGAGGTTGGATAAACTGCTAGAACACAGAGCATAGGATTTTTAAAACCTGATGGCTTTTTAGAAGCTAGGGGTGGGAGGGCTCTGAGGTTTGAGAGGAAACTGGACATCCGCCATGACTGAGCAGGATGGGATATGGGTTCTGCCCCTGAGTCCTACCCCCAGGTGTGCTGAGGGCACGGTGGATGAAGTCAGCTGCAGAGGAGAAGTAGGCACTGATGTCGAAATCAGGAAGGTCGTGGGCGGGCACCCCCAGGTAGCTCACGCTGCTGCCGTAGAAGTCAGGGCTGCCGTGACAATACAGGCCCCCGTGGGCGGCGTTCAGCACATGGGTGATGCCCAGCTTCCAAAGCTCAAAGCGGTTATTTGCcgtggccctggggagggggaaaaaggGTTGCTGGATGCTGGCTGAGCCATGAGGTTCAGGAAGGAAGCTTTGCCTGGTCCCCTGCTTCAGAGGGATGGAGACATTAGGGTCCAAAGGGAGCCAGAAGGAACCCATGGGGTCCACAGCTCACAATCCCACTCTAGGGGCCTTCTGGTAGGAGAGTTGGTGGCACAAAGATTTAGCTTTAGCCCTTCTTTGCTTCCTTAGGCAATCTGCCCCTGCCTTGCCTAggacaggaaggaaagaattgCTTCAGTCCTGGGACTCAGCTGCCCCTCCCTTCTTGCCCCATGCCATACCATGCACGTACATCCAGCTTCTCCTGGCCACTACCTCATACCTGCttctaaaatgcaaatgtttaGAGGCGACACCTTCCCTGATTCACCTTCAGTCAGGCTTCCTCACCCACTCTGTGTccagaggcaggaggctgggacCAGAAAGAGGAGCTCTCTGTCCACTCCATCTCATACCCCAAATCACCATTCCCCAGTCCTCTGTCCCCTAGACTCGCCTGTTCTTCTGGATGTGCCTGCCAGAAGACTCCAGGAACCTCTGGAAGCTCCCTTCTTTCAGGCCAGCAAAGTCCCGCTCCCCCTGGTGGCTACACCTGATCACTGCACTGCTCCCAGCACACAGGGGTCCTGAACAAAAGTCCCTGGCCTGGGGTGATCAGAGTATTTGCCCTtgttcccaccccacccccatctctggtAAAGATCCCAAGAACTGTGTCTCCTTGTCACCACCCCCACACCCCTTTGTCCAGCTAACACTCACGCATCTCCTATGTAAAGGTTGGGCCAAACTTCATCCACGTGGTTGGAAGAAAATTTCCCTGCCCTCAAGAGCTCCTCCAGTTCCAGGATGCTGGGGCAAGGCAGGGCTTCGGTATCTCCCTGCAGCTCTGGGAGCGAGGCCTCCGCCATAGGACAGCCCACCCACCCCTGTGTCTCTGCCGTcactcctctctgcctctccagTGTCATTTCTCCTTCCTGGAGATTGGCAGGGACAGGTGGGACAGCAGCAGTGACTCAGCAAGTCACGGGGCCTCAAAAGAGAACAGGACATTTTCCTCTCCAAGTCACCCCTTAACCCAAAACTCTGTGACAATATGGAATCAGACATACCTCTGAAAGTCACTTTATCTTgcaacctcagtttctttatctataaagtAAGGATAATTACACCTACCTCAGagaattgtgaagattaaatgaaacaaaggaTATTCTATGTCTAACACATAGTAGATGCTtaagaaacatttgttgaattaacAGATTTAGACCCCTATATAAAGCTATTTGGTTTGAGGACTGAGTTAAAGTAGAGATCTAGGCTGCAGAGGAGGTGGTTGGCTCCAAGGATGAATAATAGGAAAAGTTCTGTAGGTCTGTGTGGGTCACAAGCTGGGTGGGAACTGTTTGGCTGTTGGATGAACTTCTGGATTATGGAGGGGAAGTTTCCTGAGTTATAGAGTCAGAGAAATGTGGAGAGGAGGCATGGAGGACCTCATCGAAAGGGTGCCAATAAGGTTTGTGAGGGAAGATTTGGCAATGGTTCTGTTATGAAGATGGGCGATTTCTCAAAAGAGAAGGCTAAAATGCGCCATGTATGTCAAAGGGGCAGAAGGGAGGTGACTGTTGCCCTAGACTTTCTGAAAAACCAAAGGGCTATCATCAGAAATATTTTGGGGGTGGGAGAGACATTCCTCTGCTTATAAAGGCTTTTATCCccacaacagaaacagaaagttcTATTATCTGTCCTGCTAGAACTAGTTATGGGACGAAGAAGTGAGATGTCTTGCCTGCTCTCAGATGACTTCATGAAGTCTtgatggggctgggaggggtATGAGCTGCAGTGGGAAGGCTCCCAGCTGCACCTGGCCTTGAGTCCAGCTTCAGGGTAATGGCCACACCAGTGTAGAGGAAAGCAATCTGCACTCATGTCCACCCCAGAACCTGTCCCCACTCCCATCAGAGCCACTGAAGTCTATCCTGCACTGCCTGGGAAAGCTAGGCCAAGGAGGGGCTGGAGCGCAGATCGCAGGTGGTTTCGGAATCAGTTTATGCCAATGTTAGGCCTGGGTTGGGACTTCCTACTGGGTCAGGTAATACAGTAAAGTGAGAAGAGCACAGGTTCTGAAGTCAGAGAGATTTGAGTAGGAATACTGGCTTTGGCACTTATTAACTGCCCTACCTCAGGCAAGTTTCTTGGCCCTTCTGTTTGTAATACCCTGTAGAGCTGGCaaaaggattaagtgagatattTATGTGGCATTTGGCATAAGGACTGTGAGACTAAAAGGGTATTAAATGGTAACAATGATGATGGGGGTTGGCTCTTGGAGAGGGGCTGGCTCCCGCCAAAGGAATTCAGATAACCTCCTCTTGTCCCCAGACCCTATTTACTAATCCCATAGGCCCCGCCCCATCCTTACTAGCCCCTCATCTTCTCCCACTTTGACTTTGGGCCTGACGCATGCGCTCTCAGGTTTCCTTGCTGTGGTTTCATTCCAAGATTCTTCCCTCACGCCCATCTTGAGCCTCGCGTCCCTTCCTGTttcggccccgccccccgccagtAGGGCTCCACCTCCCGCCGGTAGGGCCCCGCCTCCCGAAGCACATCCGGTTCGGATATCAGCGGCTGCCGGCGCGGCTGAAACCGGGGCCGCAGCAATGCCTGCGCGcagccgccaccgccaccgcctcCACTCCggctcccctccctgggccccgcCTCCGCCGCTCGAGGCGTTTCACTCCGCCGAGGCCCGGAGGGCGCCGGACTCCGACGGCGGCTCGGACGCCGACTCGGAGGAGGGTTCGGGGAGCCCCACTCGGACCGCGGAGGTGAGCGGGAGCTGAGGCTGAGGAGAGGGGAGTTTGGGGGGCGTCTGCAGTCAAGGGCGAGTGGGGAGTCGGGGATGGAGCCGGGGGATGCCACGGATAGGGACCCGAGGGGCCCCGGGAGATGGTTGAGGGAGCGTGGAGAGTCAGCCCTAGAATGGAATCTGAGGGAAATGGACGTTGTTGAGCCGATGGCCCGACGCTGAGAGGGGTAAATAGAGGCTGAGGGGAGGGCGAGAGGGAGAGTGAGACTGAGGGAGATGTGGCCTTGAAGAGGCAGGCCTTGGAGGTTTTGAAAAGCAGGGTACTGAGGGAAGAAGACTAAAGGGGTCCCTTGGGAATGTGGGACCCGAGGAAGAGATGCTCTGGGATTTGGCGTTGGGGGCGAGGGATCAGAGGAGCAG includes:
- the DUSP13B gene encoding dual specificity protein phosphatase 13A isoform X5 produces the protein MAEASLPELQGDTEALPCPSILELEELLRAGKFSSNHVDEVWPNLYIGDAATANNRFELWKLGITHVLNAAHGGLYCHGSPDFYGSSVSYLGVPAHDLPDFDISAYFSSAADFIHRALSTPGAKVLVHCVVGVSRSATLVLAYLMLRQQLSLRKAVITVREHRWVFPNRGFLHQLCQLDQQLRGAGRS